cttcatggcaagtttaatatatgagcttaagccccaacccctcgatgcatttttaactatctctttgtacaaacctttcgtcaaagattgcgcgatattctccttggactttatccaatcaatggaaataacgccgattgagattagttatttcttagctttaactattatagtttggctaacacaatgtatagatatagctggcacaggcctatgccaaagaggaatgtcttctaaaaagcatcttaggcactcggccccctctcatgttatctaacgcaatactctcagattccataatgaattgagcgatatgtttgtttggaaatcttccaacaacaaacccacatgttagagtgaaaccatatccactcgtagacttagactcctctgagtcaactatccagtttgcatcataaagtcccaaggacaacaagatacctttcataaatcaaaagagtattttaggtaccataatactctactcagtgcatctgaattctcttgctctggactacaattatatccacttaacttactcacaatataggcaatgtctggactcttacagttcattaaattcatcagacatcctataacttttgagtattcaagttaagatactccactacccttatttttcttgagactacaagaataatcgtacgaagtacaagcaggtttacaatcagactgattgtatctcttagcacaactcaacataatgagaacgactaagacttataaatgtttgattatcttctaatcctcatccctaagattacatcaaaagggcccaagtctttcaagtcaatgttctcattcagtgcatgtttttagtggaattgatcacatctatgtttgtatcaagcatatcatcaacatacatacaagcatacaattacacatacatccttaacaagttacttgtagacatacttgtcagattcattaatttaaatccactatccattatcacatgattaaattttccatgtcactgtttacgtcttatttgaaaaccatacaaagatttttcaaattacaaactttgtattcacaacctttcactacaaagttcaggttgatctatgtaaatttctttacctaattcacggttttagaaaaagctgtcttaacatcctctgatgtatctctacgttctttatggcagcaataacaattagtatctcaacggaagtaatttccgtcacaattgaattagaatcaaggaaatctacaccttcttttagtttatagcctttagctaccaacttacttaatatttttccacagtttcatctacctatcgtttcctcttaaagactcatttacatcccatggtcttacaacctggaggtaaactagcaagctcccaagtctggttccaacggactgagtccatttcactaaatgaagcttcttaccagaatggggtttcagtagatattaaggcttctttacaagtctgtggctcagactaagctaggcatgtatGAAGTCGGtttataagaagtctcaagtctaattattttacttctctaggctcaacatcaacttcatcttcctttaaaataagttctgactatttgaagataaatctaggggatcaacaacacatctctaatgaggtacaggtttagaataaacatgttcaaagaactcagcatccctagattccgtataatattcacaccaatgtcagaaaaaatcagaacacaccaaaaatctatttgtagaagtatactcaatataccctatacgaaaacacaatcaacatttttggtttcaatctagttcttttaggaagaggaattacaatcttagtcaaacccccacactttgacacattcataagaaggtcatctaccgttccataaaccatatggagtttcatctgattcttaaaaggtactttattcaggatatactagttaagaggactgcctccccccacaaggccgcaggtaatcctgaactaatcaacatggaaattatcatctccttaaggatacggttgttatgttcaaggcttctaattggtttccaacttcaagtttatacatcttaaggcttctaaggcgtcatccttatcctaagcaagtatacaagatagtacctcgtacaatcatctacggaagttataaccatcttttaccacagtggttttgggttgaactcatgtcaactaggcctaactgaattaattctaaaggcttagaattactctgaacatttgtgctaaaagattttatagcatattttgattcttcacagatttcacttttgtgttcaaaatccaaactaaatttgggtacgaagcctatgctagccagttaagcattgacttataagtttacggttccaagtctaccacgtaaaacaatcaatcacacaaagatatcacaagaatcaactacgttcacatcatcagtttttccgttaagcttatatagacccaaagtcctataactcttgcttaaaaaacactgcctagttacaacaagttttccagattcaattaagatcttaaatatttttccatctacaacagaacaagatacaagattttcgcatatgctcggaacatgaaaacttcattcaatgtgagaatattacagatatgagcttctgctcgaccttttccttttatgcaacctctattgcatatgagttactcaataagagtttctcgacatcccctatcctatgataggaggtgaacaggtctctgtttcaacaaacattcttggtgctccagagtccacctactggtatctcacattggttattaaaataacttccgacatcatgccaccaaactcgttctagtttgtttcaactaaattagcattaactttctacttattaaggtttttatgttgtctacaatttactgccgcgtggccagaaattttacaaacataacactcacccttaactaaagtaattccggattcaggtttacgaaatatacctttatcatgaagaccatgcttagagttgcgttcgatgttctcactttgccatctttggaagatttgtttccaaccacatgcggctattagccatgtccctcggagatgacacctttattcacaaatcacaattccaaatcagaaagtaaaatatgagttttgaagataacatctatatatacaaacttcgtttgaatcagcgtttcaaaaaactcatggttaccccacaaaaattaatttagttaacaacaattttctgctcgtcagaatttttcagaaacgtttttctgttttgtaaaatatcaaaaaaatacttttacaactccaaaattctgaaattttacgcgggtaactatcaggatgtctactacgttgtgtcaaaagggttcatcgaaattccttctagattaaaagataaaattgaaactctacatctgaccagaaattcgtttttgttttttcactccacaattaacatccatgattcacaaaccaatcaatcgttttcgattattacaaatgctaatgtcttaagattgttgggtgcaataatcaaaaacaaagaaaaatcaaataagcaaagttattgatacttagctcctttataatggaagtgattgctttgacgaaacgaacaagctccccgtatctccgcaacagcaacaaggcaaaactttggaaaatagagtgagtcacgtgttcaacacgaatagagtgagtcacgtgttcaacacgctgtccttaagacattagcgcccggctacactcaagagtgatgctatagccctcacaggacggatatctccaggataaaacaccctaatacacctactactagcatatgtagtagatgctcaacttgagcttggcaactccgaaaaaaccgttaaggaaaatcgcgaatgcttaaaaacgctataaaatattttccctaggggtccctctaaaatatagagcaacctctttcccatagattttacaaaagtagtgaatttctttatataattgacaaatacaacttaagaagaaaaactccccgatgtgggactaaaaggtttatatagtttcttaaaactactaaaaattggaaactccacgatgtgggactaaaaagtttcattcacaaaataaaacaataaattataattttttattaaaactttaaaaaattatttttttattaatcgttttccaacagatTTTTAACAAGTAGGAGAAATAAAAGAAGTACAATGCTGATGGAAAGACATCTGATTAGAATCTGACACGAACCGAAAAACTGGTTCGTCGGGCACATATTTGATTAGAATCGAGTATATATCTGACTCGAACTGAAAACAATCTGACTGATTCGTTTGGCATATATCCGTCGGGAATCAAAAGCTTTACATAATCCTTGTATTGAATGAGAAAAAACAAACAGCCAGTAACTCTACGCGACATCACGAAAACTACAATTGCTTAGAATGGCTAGAGAAAGAAAAAGGATAAAAAGGAGCAGTATATAATCAATGAAAAACCCAGCTCAAAAGATCTTTTACCATTAAATGTTCTTCAAagctctcttcttttttttctacTTACAGGAGGAGGACTAGTCTACATATCTTTATCAGTCGCTCACTACTATCTTAAAACTCCATTAGAAAAAGCTTACAAGATTACacttactttttatttatttttcctgcaaagactaaaaacaaataaaaagctCAACAAGATACTAGTTGTTTTTTTCTTCCTCATACATATTATACTAATTTTTCTACATATAAAAagggaaaagaaggaaaaaaaaaaaaaaaaaaaaaactcataaaattCTATATTGTTCTTATACCTACCAGGAATGAAATTCATCATGCATGATTTACTACATTACAGAACAGGCATTAGGGTTTTCATCACTGAAGATTTGTGGTGGATAGACATATTCCATGTTGTATTTTGGTGGATAATAATAAAACTCATTCCTTATCAATTCAATTTTCTCTGttttttcttctgctgctgctgctccttcAGCTGGTTttgcttcttctccatcttcttttttcttctcttcttcaccaccaccaccttctttcttttctccctctccttcttcctttttcttctcttctccttctttcttttcttcaccTTCTTTTTTCTCTTCCTCTTTCTTTTCTGGTTCTGTTTTTACAATTACTGCATGTTTCCCTGTTCTCTTGTAGATGTACTCGATTAACTTTGGTGGATCAAATACTCCTTTAACTGTTACTTGTGAGCTCTTCAGATCCGGCACTGCTTCTTCCACTCCtgcaaaattaaaaaatgaaggatattttgaTTAAAAATCTGAAAGAATTGTTCCTTTGCTGAAGATTCTTATTAAAGAAAGAGACTTTAATAATGGGGTTCACTAATTTCATTCTTTAAGAATTCAAATTAAATACTAAAAGTTAATCAAAATCTATTAAAAACAGAGGAGTTTTTTAGAAATGAATTACCTTTCATTCTGAGAATACGTTTCCGGATTTCTTGAGCACAAGCTTCACAATGCATGTGAACTTTAATCACAACGATAATCACTACCTGTAATTACCAAAACAGAGGAGTTGTTAAGAAAAAATGAAAACAGAGTATCTAATTAAGAAGAGTGTTAAAGATTAAAGATCAATTAGGCCGAATACACAACCCCACTGAATTTATACGGAAAGATAATTTTCCCGCGGACGGATAAAAAATCCAATGTAGCTAAAACAAATTACTAACAACATACTCAAATCGGCAGAATACTAGGTAATTTTGGATCTTAGGTTGTACAATCTAATCGCAACATCAATTCACCAAAAAAATTTACCCAAAATCAGATTCTTACTCGAACTGAGTTTCTTCCATTAATTGGTTGAGCTAATCTTTTCTATATTAGCTCAGAGATTTAGAAAAGAAGTTTGAAAGATAAACAAAAACCATTTGTTTATAGAAAAACAGAGATTTAACGCATGCCCTTTTGAATCCAAGATTTATACCTCTTGCTTGAAGATAAGAAAAACAATATAGAACTTATTTCGAAATTAAAGAGAAGGGGAAATAAAAATTTCAGCTTTCCATTTTGAAACAAAACCTGGATACTGCCGTATACAAAAGAAGTAACCATTTAGGTAAAGAAATTCAGAAACAGATCAGATCCAACCACAATTATAGTAAAAGCAAAACCTTAAGTCTCTGGATCTGAAAAACCAGGAGATATCAAAAGCAAATTTGTAAAGAAAAACCCaaagttttttttgtttgttttctaaaaaaagaagaaaaagaaaacagagaTTAAAAAACAGAGTAAGATTTAGTGACTGAGTacctcttcttttttctcttcaacAGGTTTaggttcttctttcttctcttcaacTTTCTTATCATCTTCAGAAGGAGGTTTAGGAATTGGAGAAAGAAGCTCAACTTTCCTATGGCTTTTCCTTTGAACTCTTTCTAACACCTTCAATGGATTctct
This is a stretch of genomic DNA from Papaver somniferum cultivar HN1 chromosome 1, ASM357369v1, whole genome shotgun sequence. It encodes these proteins:
- the LOC113318173 gene encoding heavy metal-associated isoprenylated plant protein 7-like, producing the protein MGEEEKKPEEKKVEEKKVEEEVKKPEEKKVEEKKAEEEVKKPAEEEKKDGGEEKKTEETKEETPPPPPPPPEETILRVFMHCEGCAKKVRKCLRGFEGVEDVKTDCKTHIVTVKGKKAAENPLKVLERVQRKSHRKVELLSPIPKPPSEDDKKVEEKKEEPKPVEEKKEEVVIIVVIKVHMHCEACAQEIRKRILRMKGVEEAVPDLKSSQVTVKGVFDPPKLIEYIYKRTGKHAVIVKTEPEKKEEEKKEGEEKKEGEEKKKEEGEGEKKEGGGGEEEKKKEDGEEAKPAEGAAAAEEKTEKIELIRNEFYYYPPKYNMEYVYPPQIFSDENPNACSVM